A genomic window from Hyla sarda isolate aHylSar1 chromosome 8, aHylSar1.hap1, whole genome shotgun sequence includes:
- the LOC130284300 gene encoding hemoglobin subunit alpha-3-like has product MFLGFPQTKTYFNHFDLSHGSTDVQTHGGKVLGALVQAAKHLDNLEESLSKLSDLHAYNLRVDPGNFHMLSHSILVVLASHFPADFDAATHAALDKFLSVVSHILTSKYR; this is encoded by the exons ATGTTCCTGGGCTTCCCCCAGACCAAGACTTACTTCAACCACTTTGACCTGAGCCATGGATCTACTGATGTTCAGACTCATGGCGGCAAGGTCTTGGGTGCTCTTGTACAGGCTGCCAAACATCTAGACAACTTGGAGGAATCCCTGTCCAAGCTGAGTGACCTGCATGCCTACAACCTGAGAGTGGACCCCGGAAACTTCCAT ATGCTGTCTCATTCCATCCTGGTCGTCCTGGCATCTCACTTCCCGGCTGACTTTGATGCTGCCACCCATGCCGCTCTTGACAAGTTCCTTTCAGTGGTGTCTCACATCCTCACCTCCAAATACAGATAA